TACTCGGGCATGGCCTTTGCCGTGTTTTTCCTGGCGGAATATGCCAACATGATCCTGGTCTCTACGCTGACCAGCATCATGTTCCTCGGGGGCTGGCTGTCGCCGGTGCGCTGGATCCCGGACGGCTTCCACTGGCTGGTGTTCAAGGTCATGTTCGTGTTGCTGTTGTTTCTGTGGTTTCGGGCCACCTTCCCGCGCTACCGCTACGACCAGATCATGCGCCTGGGCTGGAAGGTGTTCATCCCCGTGACGCTGGTGTGGATCGTGGTCATGGGGGTAGCGATGCAAACGCCCTACGGTCACCTTTTCCATTGAGGGAAGCGATGATCGAGCGCATCAAGGATTTCTTCAAAAGCTTCCTGTTGCTGGAACTGCTGCGGGGCATGATGCTCACGGGGCGCCATCTGTTCGCACGCAAGATCACCGTGCAGTATCCGGATGAGAAGACCCCCTTGAGTCCACGCTTCCGCGGTCTGCATGCGCTACGTCGCTATCCAAACGGAGAGGAGCGTTGCATCGCCTGCAAGCTCTGTGAGGCGGTATGCCCGGCGTTGGCCATCACCATCGAATCCGAGGAGCGGGAAGACGGCACCCGCCGCACCACACGCTACGACATCGACCTGACCAAGTGCATTTTCTGCGGCTTCTGCGAGGAATCCTGTCCAGTCGATTCCATTGTCGAGACCCGGATCTTCGAATACCACGGCGAACAGAGGGGAGACCTCTATTTAACCAAGCCCATGCTGCTGGCGATCGGCGACAAGTACGAAGCCATGATTGCGGCAGACCGGGCGGCGGATGCGAAATACCGCTAATGGCGGGCAGGGCGAAGCACACAGAGGGCAAAGAGGACAATCCAAAATGCCTTGCCTGACGATCTCTGCGCCTTTGCGTTGAAAACGGTTCAACAAAGTGAGATGAACTTCGAAACTTTTGTTTTTTATTTTCTGGCGGCCATCCTGCTGTTCGCTGCGCTACGGGTGATCACCGTGCGCAACCCCGTGCATGCGGCCCTGTTCCTGGTGCTGGCTTTCTTCACAGCGGCCGGCATCTGGCTGCTGCTCGATGCAGAGTTTCTCGCCATCACCCTGGTGCTGGTCTACGTGGGAGCGGTGATGGTTTTGTTCCTGTTCGTGGTGATGATGTTGGACATCAACCTTGCGCGCCTGCGCGAAGGTTTCTGGGACTATCTACCCCTGGCGGCCACGGTGGCGGTGCTGCTGGTGCTGGAAATGGTCGTGGTGCTGGGCGGCCGTCATTTCGGCGCCGACCGCTACCCCACGCCCATGCCCCATGGCGTGGATTACAGCAATACGCGCGAACTGGGGCGCGTGCTCTATACCGACTACGTCTATCCCTTCGAGATCGCCGCCGTCATCCTGCTGGTGGCTATCGTGGCGGCCATCGCCCTCACCATGCGCCGCCGCAAGACCACCAAATACCAGGATCCCGCCCGCCAGATCCGGGTCAAGCGTTCGCAGCGGGTGCGCCTCATCAGTATGCCGCCAGAAAAGCCGGATGAGGCGGATGCCGGTAGGGAGAACTGACCATCATGCTCACCTTGTCCCATTACCTAGTGCTCGGCGCCATCTTGTTCGCCATCAGCGTGCTGGGCATCTTTCTCAACCGCAAGAACATGATCGTCCTTTTGATGGCCATCGAGCTCATGCTGTTGGCGGTGAATTTGAATTTCGTGGCCTTCTCCCACTATCTGGGCGATGTGGCCGGGCAGGTATTCGTGTTTTTCGTGCTCACGGTAGCAGCGGCCGAGTCGGCCATCGGCCTCGCCATCCTGGTGGTGTTGTTCCGCAACTTGCGCACCATCAACGTCGATGACCTTGACGAGCTGAAGGGGTAGGGTGATGGCTGCGCTCGACATGCAGACCCTCTATCTGATCGTGCCCATGGCGCCGCTGGCGGGCGCGCTGATCGCTGGCCTTCTCGGTTGGTACATCGGACGGGTGTGGACCCACCGCATCGCCATCCTCGGTGTAGCCATCTCCTGCTGGGCCTCCTGGCTGGTGTTCCGCGACGTGCAGGCGGGACATACTTTCAACGGTACGGTCTATACCTGGCTCACCAGCGGCGGGGTCGCCTTCGAGATCGGCTTCCTGATCGACAAGCTGTCCGCCATGATGATGCTGGTGGTGACCTTCGTCTCCCTCATGGTGCACATCTACACCATCGGCTACATGAGCGACGATCCAGGCTACCAGCGCTTCTTTGCCTACATTTCCCTGTTCACCTTCGCCATGCTGATGCTGGTGATGGCCAACAATTTCCTGCAGCTCTTCTTCGGCTGGGAAGCGGTGGGCTTGGTGTCTTACCTGCTGATCGGCTTCTGGTACACGCGGCCCAGCGCCATCTACGCCAACCTGAAGGCGTTTCTGGTCAACCGCGTGGGGGATTTCGGTTTTTTGCTGGGAATTGGCCTGGTGCTGGCCTATGCGGGAACGTTGGACTACGCGGCGGTGTTCGCCCAGGCGGGGGAGTTGGCCAGCCGCAGCATCGAGCTCATTCCGGGCCGCGAGTGGTCTTTGATCACTGTCGTGTGCATTTTGCTGTTCATCGGTGCCATGGGTAAGTCGGCGCAATTTCCCCTGCACGTCTGGCTACCGGATTCCATGGAAGGCCCGACGCCCATTTCCGCCCTGATCCACGCCGCGACCATGGTGACAGCTGGCATCTTCATGGTGGCGCGCATGTCGCCCTTGTTCGAGCTCTCTGATACTGCGCTGTCGGTGGTGCTGGTGATCGGCGCCATCACGGCCCTGTTCATGGGCCTGCTGGGCATCGTGCAGACCGACATCAAGCGGGTGGTGGCCTATTCGACCTTGTCGCAATTGGGTTACATGACGGTGGCGCTTGGGGCGTCCGCCTATTCGGTGGCGGTGTTCCATCTGATGACGCATGCCTTCTTCAAGGCGTTGCTATTCCTGGCTGCTGGCTCGGTGATCATCGGCATGCATCACGATCAGGACATGCGCCATATGGGCGGGCTAAAGAAGTACATGCCCATCACTTGGATCACCGCGCTGATCGGATCGCTCGCATTGATAGGCACGCCCTTTTTCTCCGGCTTTTATTCCAAGGATTCCATCATCGAGGCAGTCCACGCGGCCAACGTCCCGGGCGCGGGCTTTGCCTATTTCGCGGTGGTGACGGGCGTGTTCGTCACCGCCTTCTATACCTTTCGCATGTACTTCCTCGTTTTCCATGGCCCGGAACGGTTCCGGGAACGACTGGACCATGGTGATGTGGGCGAGCACAGTGCACATGAAGGCGGCGAGCCGCATGAGTCACCCTGGGTGGTTTGGCTGCCCTTGGTGCTGCTGGCTCTTCCCTCGTTGACCATCGGTTATTTCACGATCGACGCTGTCCTGGATGGCAGGGCCTTCGGCGAGGCGATTTATGTGGCGCCCCAGCATTCCGCGCCAAGCGAGCTTGCCTCCCAGTTCCACGGAGCGGCGGCGATGGCGCTCCACGCCTTCTCCACGCTGCCGTTCTGGCTGGCGTTGGCGGGCGTGGTCAGCGCCTGGTTCCTCTACCAAGTGCGCACCGATTTGCCGGACCGCCTTGCCGAACGGTTGCGGCTCTTCTACCGCATTCTGGAAAACAAATATGGCTTCGATCAGTTCAACGACTGGTTCTTTGCCGGAGGTGCCCGCAGACTTGGCACCTGGCTGTGGAAGGGAGGCGATGTGACCGTGATCGACGGCTGGCTGGTCAATGGTACGGCGCGTTTGGTGGGCCGCCTGGCCGAGGTGGTCCGGCATTTCCAATCCGGTTACATCTATCACTATGCCTTCGCCATGCTGATCGGAGTGTTCGTACTCATCACCTGGTTGGTGAAAG
This genomic interval from Thiobacter sp. AK1 contains the following:
- the nuoK gene encoding NADH-quinone oxidoreductase subunit NuoK; the encoded protein is MLTLSHYLVLGAILFAISVLGIFLNRKNMIVLLMAIELMLLAVNLNFVAFSHYLGDVAGQVFVFFVLTVAAAESAIGLAILVVLFRNLRTINVDDLDELKG
- the nuoL gene encoding NADH-quinone oxidoreductase subunit L, yielding MAALDMQTLYLIVPMAPLAGALIAGLLGWYIGRVWTHRIAILGVAISCWASWLVFRDVQAGHTFNGTVYTWLTSGGVAFEIGFLIDKLSAMMMLVVTFVSLMVHIYTIGYMSDDPGYQRFFAYISLFTFAMLMLVMANNFLQLFFGWEAVGLVSYLLIGFWYTRPSAIYANLKAFLVNRVGDFGFLLGIGLVLAYAGTLDYAAVFAQAGELASRSIELIPGREWSLITVVCILLFIGAMGKSAQFPLHVWLPDSMEGPTPISALIHAATMVTAGIFMVARMSPLFELSDTALSVVLVIGAITALFMGLLGIVQTDIKRVVAYSTLSQLGYMTVALGASAYSVAVFHLMTHAFFKALLFLAAGSVIIGMHHDQDMRHMGGLKKYMPITWITALIGSLALIGTPFFSGFYSKDSIIEAVHAANVPGAGFAYFAVVTGVFVTAFYTFRMYFLVFHGPERFRERLDHGDVGEHSAHEGGEPHESPWVVWLPLVLLALPSLTIGYFTIDAVLDGRAFGEAIYVAPQHSAPSELASQFHGAAAMALHAFSTLPFWLALAGVVSAWFLYQVRTDLPDRLAERLRLFYRILENKYGFDQFNDWFFAGGARRLGTWLWKGGDVTVIDGWLVNGTARLVGRLAEVVRHFQSGYIYHYAFAMLIGVFVLITWLVKV
- the nuoI gene encoding NADH-quinone oxidoreductase subunit NuoI, translated to MERIKDFFKSFLLLELLRGMMLTGRHLFARKITVQYPDEKTPLSPRFRGLHALRRYPNGEERCIACKLCEAVCPALAITIESEEREDGTRRTTRYDIDLTKCIFCGFCEESCPVDSIVETRIFEYHGEQRGDLYLTKPMLLAIGDKYEAMIAADRAADAKYR
- a CDS encoding NADH-quinone oxidoreductase subunit J, whose protein sequence is MNFETFVFYFLAAILLFAALRVITVRNPVHAALFLVLAFFTAAGIWLLLDAEFLAITLVLVYVGAVMVLFLFVVMMLDINLARLREGFWDYLPLAATVAVLLVLEMVVVLGGRHFGADRYPTPMPHGVDYSNTRELGRVLYTDYVYPFEIAAVILLVAIVAAIALTMRRRKTTKYQDPARQIRVKRSQRVRLISMPPEKPDEADAGREN